Proteins encoded within one genomic window of Humulus lupulus chromosome 1, drHumLupu1.1, whole genome shotgun sequence:
- the LOC133811805 gene encoding B3 domain-containing transcription factor VRN1-like, translating to MSGGSLGDLGDSEKNVFSSSHCRFFKIFLEEILGESKLHIPKKFTRKYGETLSNSVLVKLPCGSKWKMELTKKDENIWFEKGWLDFAKHYAIKRGSMISFEYEGNSEFSVVIFDLSTVEIDYPTIPTNLVGTNIDSELKIPKREVVEEDSIETLDVYSSPCSQPHKKMRTQSNLSCRKLESETKGKHNLHHAPTPPTCDILRQMKPSSGRDEVEALQKAGYFKSSRPFFKVVMQPYYVHGHLMNIPGSFAKKYIGTTCSNAILKLSNGCGRTWSVQYKFGVYNKGISSRFQASWRAFVQDNNLRVGDVCVFVMLEDINLTFEVVIFRAGRNSKTFMSPELKDAMDDETVMGSSLDNLSMKQAHRLGKKPPKKQRLHFSVMEKAKLLDRVQFKSENPFFKIVIQPSYVTSRENLNVPSKFAMKHLKEGGAAILSISNGGSWPIQFQMRHVNTRGGMRVECRCGWKEFARDNDLKVGDLCIFELLNKSDNLFRVSIVRAADDSYHQKSQAGATKPKVEVGEEVTEFF from the exons ATGTCtggtggatcccttggagatctTGGAGATAGTGAGAAGAATGTCTTTTCATCTAGTCATTGTCGTTTCTTCAAGATATTTCTTGAAGAGATTCTTGGAGAGAGCAAGCTT CATATTCCCAAAAAGTTCACAAGAAAATACGGTGAAACGTTATCCAATTCGGTGTTGGTTAAGCTTCCATGTGGTTCGAAATGGAAAATGGAGTTGACAAAGAAAGATGAGAATATTTGGTTTGAGAAGGGTTGGCTAGATTTTGCAAAGCATTATGCTATAAAAAGAGGGAGTATGATAAGTTTTGAATATGAAGGAAATTCAGAATTTAGTGTTGTTATATTTGATTTAAGTACAGTTGAGATCGACTATCCAACTATTCCTACCAATTTGGTTGGGACTAATATTGATAGTGAGCTTAAAATCCCCAAGAGGGAAGTTGTTGAGGAGGATTCTATTGAAACCTTGGATGTATATTCTTCACCATGTTCTCAGCCTCACAAGAAAATGAGGACTCAAAGCAATCTATCTTGTCGAAAACTTGAGTCAGAAACAAAAG GGAAACACAACTTGCATCATGCACCCACACCGCCGACGTGTGATATTCTTAGACAAATGAAGCCATCAAGTGGAAGAGATGAAGTTGAAGCTCTTCAAAAGGCTGGATATTTCAAATCTAGTCGACCATTTTTCAAGGTTGTCATGCAGCCATACTATGTTCATGGTCACCTAATG AATATTCCAGGCAGCTTTGCAAAGAAATATATAGGAACTACATGTAGTAATGCAATACTTAAACTCTCAAATGGGTGTGGGAGGACTTGGTCTGTGCAATATAAGTTTGGAGTGTATAATAAAGGAATATCATCCAGATTCCAGGCAAGTTGGCGAGCATTTGTTCAGGACAATAATCTAAGAGTAGGCGATGTTTGTGTATTTGTTATGCTTGAGGACATAAATTTAACATTTGAAGTTGTAATTTTCCGAGCTGGTAGAAACTCAAAAACCTTTATGTCCCCAG AGCTCAAGGACGCCATGGATGATGAAACTGTCATGGGTAGCTCTCTTGACAATTTATCTATGAAACAAGCGCATAGACTTGGTAAGAAGCCACCAAAAAAGCAACGACTACACTTTTCAGTGATGGAAAAAGCTAAGCTCCTTGATAGGGTTCAATTTAAATCTGAAAATCCTTTTTTCAAGATTGTTATACAACCATCATATGTTACTTCAAGAGAGAATTTG AATGTACCATCGAAATTTGCTATGAAACACCTTAAGGAGGGTGGTGCTGCCATTCTTTCAATTTCGAACGGTGGATCTTGGCCTATTCAATTTCAAATGAGGCACGTGAATACTAGGGGGGGAATGAGAGTTGAGTGCAGATGTGGTTGGAAAGAATTTGCGAGGGACAATGATTTGAAAGTTGGCGATCTCTGCATTTTCGAGCTTCTTAATAAATCTGATAATTTGTTTAGAGTTTCCATTGTCCGTGCTGCTGATGATTCATACCACCAAAAGTCTCAAG CTGGTGCAACCAAGCCAAAAGTTGAAGTGGGAGAAGAAGTTACTGAGTTTTTCTGA
- the LOC133779904 gene encoding uncharacterized protein LOC133779904 produces the protein MGTQSDPRKWWRPVSDFCTQNLDDGDSDGICSEGELHELKSNDEFDAGKNSKNSQEFNPKTKMQNFQFVLGMEFATVTILRNAIREYFIEGGREYVFIANDSNRVRVKCKGANCEWMLFASIVNKIDGKTMRAKTLVDKHSCGIALDNKKLTSTWLAKHFLEQFRLNPSMEYNVFREITAKTKYSRVSSWTFYRAKTKARKMLDGSVKEQYAILDDYCKRLLATNPGSTVKLKTDLVNGRRQFQRIYICFKACRDGWLGGCRPLIDLDDCFLKGYCKGILLAAVGIDGNNSMFPIAYCVAEKENTKVWTWFLELLKADIGSLSPTKVTMMSDRQKGLENAVGAIFSGCEVRFCVRHLHANFKKEYPGLLLK, from the coding sequence ATGGGTACACAGTCTGACCCTAGGAAGTGGTGGCGACCAGTTTCAGATTTTTGTACTCAAAATCTTGATGATGGAGACTCAGATGGTATATGTTCTGAGGGGGAGTTACACGAATTGAAGTCAAATGATGAGTTTGATGCTGGTAAAAATAGTAAGAATTCCCAAGAATTCAACCCGAAAACCAAAATGCAAAACTTCCAATTTGTTCTTGGCATGGAATTTGCCACTGTTACAATTTTAAGGAATGCAATAAGGGAGTACTTTATTGAAGGTGGTCGAGAATATGTATTTATTGCCAATGATTCAAATAGAGTTAGAGTTAAGTGCAAGGGTGCAAATTGTGAGTGGATGTTGTTTGCTTCAATAGTTAACAAGATAGATGGCAAAACAATGAGGGCCAAAACACTTGTTGACAAGCATAGTTGTGGCATTGCTTTGGACAATAAAAAGCTGACCTCAACTTGGCTTGCAAAGCACTTTTTGGAGCAATTTAGGCTAAATCCGAGTATGGAATACAATGTATTTAGGGAGATAACTGCAAAGACCAAGTACTCACGTGTGTCTAGCTGGACATTTTACAGGGCCAAGACAAAAGCAAGGAAGATGTTGGATGGGTCTGTCAAGGAACAATACGCCATTCTTGATGACTACTGTAAAAGGTTGTTGGCTACCAATCCTGGCTCTACTGTGAAGTTGAAAACTGATTTGGTTAATGGGAGAAGGCAATTTCAGcgtatttatatttgttttaaGGCATGTAGAGATGGCTGGTTGGGGGGTTGTAGACCTCTAATTGATCTTGATGACTGTTTTTTAAAAGGATATTGTAAGGGCATTTTATTGGCTGCAGTAGGCATTGACGGTAATAACTCCATGTTTCCCATTGCCTATTGTGTTGCTGAAAAGGAAAACACTAAGGTTTGGACTTGGTTCTTGGAGCTATTGAAGGCTGATATTGGGAGTTTGAGTCCCACCAAGGTGACAATGATGAGTGATCGTCAAAAAGGATTAGAAAATGCAGTGGGAGCCATCTTTAGTGGGTGTGAGGTGAGGTTTTGTGTTAGACATCTTCATGCTAACTTTAAAAAGGAATATCCTGGACTTTTACTTAAGTAA
- the LOC133779914 gene encoding B3 domain-containing transcription factor VRN1-like has product MEENPKSSTNNNPHFYKMIMEHTLKQNKLWIPDRFVRKCGETLKESVFVKVSCGSKWKMKLKYYDQKFWLEEGWADFANYYNIKRGYMLMFRYDGNSEFYVVILDITTVEIDYPSAPSPAPLHFDAKRLLTPKKEVMDGDFDDSKKLLTPKKEVMDGDFVENFDEFSPCNETKMVLALPMPCSQPIPMIMQTSHNDQFQLAIVPQPDEYIGQNPIRSQKIPQNSQSRMREQIENSPRRGKTSRIPEHVKQLKGDEKLAALQMASGFRSTRPFFKVLMQPSLVYDNRLSFPSTFAKKYIPSTSCDVSLKVLEGRSWCVKYKFENYGGRAAARLRTGWNKFAKDNNLEVGDVCVFVLLEVINVVFEVVIFRLNGDSKIPISYM; this is encoded by the exons ATGGAAGAAAATCCCAAATCTTCAACTAATAATAATCCTCACTTTTACAAGATGATTATGGAACACACTCTCAAACAGAATAAGCTC TGGATTCCTGATCGTTTTGTGAGGAAGTGTGGAGAAACATTAAAAGAATCTGTGTTTGTTAAAGTGTCATGTGGTTCTAAATGGAAAATGAAATTAAAGTATTATGACCAAAAGTTTTGGTTAGAAGAGGGTTGGGCAGATTTTGCCAATTATTATAACATAAAAAGAGGTTACATGCTAATGTTTAGATACGATGGGAATTCAGAATTCTATGTTGTTATATTGGATATAACTACTGTAGAGATAGATTATCCCTCTGCTCCTTCTCCTGCTCCTCTCCATTTTGATGCTAAGAGACTCCTAACACCCAAGAAAGAAGTCATGGATGGCGATTTTGATGACTCTAAGAAACTCCTAACACCCAAGAAAGAAGTTATGGATGGCGATTTTGTCGAAAATTTCGATGAGTTTTCGCCCTGTAACGAGACAAAGATGGTACTTGCATTGCCAATGCCATGTTCTCAGCCTATTCCCATGATAATGCAAACCAGTCATAATGATCAGTTTCAATTAGCCATCGTTCCTCAACCTGATGAGTATATAGGTCAGAATCCAATAAGGAGCCAAAAGATCCCACAAAATTCTCAATCAAGAATGAGAG AGCAAATTGAGAATAGTCCTAGAAGAGGAAAGACATCAAGGATTCCAGAACATGTTAAGCAattaaaaggagatgaaaaaTTGGCAGCTCTTCAAATGGCTAGTGGGTTTAGATCAACTCGTCCATTTTTCAAAGTTCTCATGCAGCCATCTTTGGTCTATGATAATCGATTG TCATTTCCATCCACTTTTGCAAAGAAATATATCCCAAGTACCTCTTGTGATGTGAGCCTCAAAGTTTTGGAGGGGAGAAGTTGGTGTGTGAAGTACAAATTTGAAAACTACGGTGGAAGAGCAGCAGCCAGATTAAGGACTGGTTGGAATAAATTTGCAAAGGACAATAATTTGGAAGTTGGTGATGTTTGTGTGTTTGTTCTTCTTGAGGTTATAAATGTTGTATTTGAAGTGGTAATTTTTCGGCTCAATGGTGACTCAAAAATCCCCATTTCTTACATGTGA
- the LOC133811830 gene encoding B3 domain-containing protein LOC_Os12g40090-like, producing the protein MLEDINLTFEVVIFRASRNSKTFMSPELKDAMDVETVMPNSLDNFSSKKGNGRLTTRPTPKKKQPHFSVIEKAKLLERVHFKSEYPFFKIVIQPSYVDSRHGLNVPLNFAMTQLKEGAAILSILNGGSWPIQFQMRHIKTNGEMRADFRCGWIEFVRDNDLKVGDVCIFELLNKSDNLFRVSIVRAADDAYHQKSQAGATKPKVEVGEKVTEFF; encoded by the exons ATGCTTGAGGACATAAATTTAACATTTGAAGTTGTAATTTTCCGAGCTAGTAGAAACTCAAAAACCTTCATGTCCCCAG AGCTCAAGGATGCCATGGATGTTGAAACTGTCATGCCTAACTCACTTGACAATTTTTCTTCGAAAAAAGGGAATGGACGCTTGACTACTCGTCCTACACCAAAAAAGAAACAACCACACTTTTCAGTGATTGAAAAAGCTAAGCTCCTTGAAAGGGTTCACTTTAAATCCGAATATCCTTTTTTCAAGATTGTTATACAACCATCATATGTTGATTCGAGACACGGTTTG AATGTACCATTGAATTTTGCTATGACACAACTCAAGGAGGGTGCTGCCATTCTTTCAATTTTGAACGGTGGATCTTGGCCTATTCAATTTCAAATGAGGCACATTAAAACTAATGGGGAAATGAGAGCTGATTTCAGATGTGGTTGGATAGAATTTGTGAGGGACAATGATTTGAAAGTTGGCGATGTCTGCATTTTTGAGCTTCTTAATAAATCTGATAATTTGTTTAGAGTTTCCATTGTCCGTGCTGCTGATGATGCATACCACCAAAAGTCTCAAG CTGGTGCAACCAAGCCAAAAGTTGAAGTGGGAGAAAAAGTTACTGAGTTTTTCTGA
- the LOC133811819 gene encoding B3 domain-containing protein Os11g0197600-like, with translation MIFLMFVTGEHNLRFQRLPATRQERLKILKRMELMSEREEAVALHLTSDFHTTRPFFKVIMQPYYDQQMNLPVNFAMDYLEFDPDDKVVLEVSYGDGMNRRTWDVGYKSWDVDYKLEMNNGVPSPTFQAGWAAFAQDNNLKVGDVCVFVLLREMYTAFHVLIFRVSREFFKSLGKQGLYVLHYTLFFPLFSHFTFLWCKFGLSTRLSQFVGEIGYKTELNPVGTIYVRNSKKTLQ, from the exons ATGATCTTTCTAATGTTTGTTACAGGGGAACACAATTTGAGATTCCAAAGGTTGCCTGCTACAAGACAGGAGAGATTGAAGATTCTTAAAAGAATGGAACTGATGAGTGAAAGGGAAGAAGCGGTGGCTCTTCACCTGACTAGTGATTTCCATACAACGCGACCATTTTTCAAGGTTATCATGCAACCATACTATGATCAGCAGATG AATTTACCAGTAAATTTTGCAATGGACTATCTAGAGTTTGACCCAGATGACAAAGTAGTCCTTGAAGTCTCATATGGGGATGGAATGAATAGGAGGACTTGGGATGTGGGCTACAAGTCTTGGGATGTGGACTACAAGCTTGAAATGAATAATGGAGTACCATCACCCACATTCCAGGCAGGTTGGGCAGCATTTGCTCAGGACAATAATCTGAAAGTAGGCGATGTGTGTGTATTTGTTCTGCTCAGGGAAATGTACACTGCATTTCATGTTCTAATTTTCCGAGTTAGTAGAGAATTCTTCAAGTCTTTAGGTAAACAAGGATTATATGTCCTTCACTACACACtttttttccctctcttttcccATTTTACATTCCTTTGGTGCAAATTTGGTCTGAGTACAAGACTTTCACAATTTGTGGGAGAGATTGGATACAAAACAGAGTTGAATCCAGTGGGAACAATTTATGTCCGAAACAGCAAGAAAACTTTACAGTGA